The genomic interval GCGTCGAAGTGCTGCGCGGCGGCCCGAGCACGATCTATTCCGTCGGCCAGCCGGGCGCGACGATGAACTTCATCCTGAAAAAAGGCGACGACGTTGCCGAGCGCAGCATTCGCCTGACCACCGGCACCGGGCGGCTGCGTCGCGGCGACCTGTTCGTGGGCGGCAAGATCGCCGACGGCTGGTACGGCAGCTTCGGCGGCTTTTATCGCAAGACGCAGGGTGTGCGTGATCCGCAGTTTGCCGCCGACGACGGCGGCCAGCTGACCGGTACCCTCACCCGCAAGCTCGAGGGCGGAGAGTTGACCTTCTACGTGCGCGCCACCGACGACAAGAACGCCTTCTATACCGGCGTGCCGCTCATTTCCAGCAACGAAGGCCGTTCCATCAGCGCCTTCCCGGGCTTCGATCCGCTCACCGGCACCCTGATGAGCAACGAAATGCGCCACTTCACGATCGACGCCGCGCCGGGCAAGACGCTCGAGCGCGACCTGGCCGAGGGCCGTGGCATGAAGGCGGCCGTCTGGGGCGCCAACTACGAACAGCGGATCGCCGGCTGGGACGTGTCGAACAAGGCAAATTATTTCAGCGGCGACCTGAACACGATTTCGATGTTCACCGGTAACAACCCGCTCAGCGCTGGCGCCTACCTGGCTGCCGCCAACGCCACCCATAACCCGGGCGCACCTGCCACTTCCGGCAGCATGACCTATGTCAACGGTGGCGCAGCGGTCGATCCGAACCAGCAAATCGTGCAGGCCGGCCTGTGGTCGGTGGAAAAGAAGCTGAGCTCGTTCACGAACGAACTGCGCGTCAGCCGCGAACTGTTCCCGGGCCATACCGTCACCGCCGGCGGCTACTACGCCAACTACAAGTCGGACGATGAGTGGTACCTGGGCAATAGCCACCTGATGACGGCGACACCAAACGCACGCCTCATCGACGTCAGCCTGAGCAACGGGACGATCGTGTCGCGCGGCGGCAAGGAGGGCAATGTGTTCTACGCGCCGGTTGCTCACTATAAAGGCAACAACCTGGCCCTGTTCCTGGCCGACGAGTGGAAGATCAGCGACCGCCTGCGCGTGGACGCCGGCCTGCGCCGCGAACGCCAGAGCCTGGAAGGATCGGTCTCGAACCTGACGTCCGGCGACACCGACAACAATCCGCTGACCGTCTACAACAACGGCACCTCGATGGCGACCGGCAACTACACCCGGCTGGAGCGCGACGACAGCGTCAATTCCTTCACGGTCGGCGGCCTGTATAAGCTGACCAAGGATGCCAGTGTGTTCGTGCGCGCCAATACCGGCCACACTTTCATCTACTTCGACGACATGCGCAACGCCGGCACCCAGGCCGCGCTGAACGACCGCAACGGCGTGCCGAATCCGAAGGTCACGCAATACGAAGTCGGCTTCAAGACCGCCAATTCGCTCTACAGCGCCTACATCAACGCCTTCTATACCGACTTTACCGGCATCTCGTTCCAGCAGATCACGACCGATGCCGTGCTCAATTCGGTGAGCGGCTCGCGCGGCCACGGTGTCGAGTTCGAACTGGCGCTGCGTCCGGTCAAGAACCTGCAGCTGACCCTGACCGGCGACTACCAGAAATCGACGTACCGCGACAATCCGGCCATCAGCGGCAACGAAGTCCAGCGCCAGCCGAACCTGCAGTTCCGCTTCACGCCGAGCTACCGCATTCCGTTCGGCGAGAACGCCGTCAAGCTGTACGGCACCTACACCCATGTTGGCGACCGCTGGGCCGACCAGGCCAACCTGTCCTACCTGCCCTCCTACCAGACCGTCGACATCGGCGCCCTGGCCACGTTCGGCGACAAGTGGGAACTGCGCCTGTCGGCCACCAACCTCACCAACGAACTGGGCCTCACCGAAGGCAATTCGCGCCTGACCGGCGCCCAGAGCAGCGGCCCGATCAACGCCCGTCCGATCTTCGGCCGCGCAGTGGAAGCCTCGCTGTTGTACCGCTTTTGATTTGTAAGCTGCAGAGCTGTACGTTTGGGAGCGGCTTGCCGCTCCCTTTTTTTGTTCCGTCGCGCCGCACGGCAGCGCGCCGTCCTCTCCCGCGCCTGGCCTACAATGGATCCGACCCATCATGGAGCCCTGCATGCCGATCAAGCCGGAACACCTTGCCGCACTGATGCACGAAGTCGAACAGGAAGACCCGATCGATTTCGCCGACCTGCCCTTTGCCGAGGAGGATATGCGCCAGCTGGTCGCCAGCCACCTGTGCGAGATGGCCGCTTCGATGGAAAACTTCAGCACCGAGGACCGCTTGATGACCCTGCTGGCCGTCTCGGCCAAGCTGGTGCTGGAAAACCTGGTGCTGCACGTGCAGCTGCTGCGCCGCCACGGCTTGCCGGTCGGCGACAACGTCGAAGCCTTGCTGAGCCGCTTGCGCAAGGGTAAGGACGAGTAGTTTCAACGTTCACCATCACGCCTGGCCAGGGCGGCGCCAGGCAGGCTCCACGGGTGAGCACCTGCAGGTTGCCGCACGGTATGAGGGCGCGCGCCGTATCGCTTGCCCGCTGGCCGAAACGGGTCTATCCTCCATCGCAGCTCTTTTGCTCAGGCCGCTTTAACAGCCGCTGGATCCCCATGCGGCCTGGCCGGGCGGGCCCTACGGGGCGTCGTGGCCTGCTCCAGCGTTGTCATTCCGTAAAGAAATAGCACGCCTGCAACAGTGCGCGATTGTGTGAGAACCAACCCATTCCATGAGGTATTATTGTTAGTGAGGAAACTCGTCGACCGGCTACCGGACGGCGTCTGCACTGCGTAAAACCTGAGGAACCCATGTCCCGTATTACCTCCAAGATGAAACTCACCACCGCCGTGGTGTCCGGCGCCCTGCTGCTGTCCGGCTTGGCCGGCTGCAACCGCGACCAGTCGACCGCCAGCCTGCTGGCCGAGGCCAAGCAATACCAACAGAAGGGCGACCGCAAGGCCGCACTGATCCAGCTGAAGAACGCCGTGGCGAAGAGCCCGCAGGATGGCGAGGCGCGCATGGCGCTGGGCACGCTGTATCTGGAAACCGGCGACAGCGTCTCGGCCGACAAGGAGCTGCGCAAGGCGGCCAGCCTCGGCATTCCTGCCGAGCGCACGCTGCCGCTGCTGGCGCAGGCCATGCAGGGACAGGGCAAGTTCAAGGAAATCCTTGCTGAAATCAAACCAGAGATGGCGGCGAAATCGGCGCCCCTGACGGCGCTGCGCGGCGATGCCATGCTCGCCACCAACGATCTCGACGGCGCCAAGGCGGCCTACGAGGCGGCGCTGGCGCTGCAGCCGAACAGCGGCGCCGCCTTCACCGGCCTGGCGCGCCACGCGCTGCTCAAGCGCGACGTGACCGCCGCCGAGCGCTACACCGCCGAGGCGGTGGAAAAAGACCCGAAGAATGCGGACGCCTGGATGTTCCGTGGCGGCATGCTGCGCGGCATGAACAAGCCGGACGAGGCCCTGGCTTCGTTCGACAAGGCGCTGGCACTGCGTCCGTATGACCAGAACGCCAACCTGGAAAAGGCGTATATCCGCATCAACCAAGGCAAGTACGACCTGGCCACGACCGAGATCGAGGCCGCGCGCAAGATCGCGCCGAACGGCCTGCTCGTGACCTATGCCCAGGCCCTCCTCGACTACACGCAGGGCAAGAACGCGGCCGCGCGCGAATCCGTGCAAAAAGTCCTGAAGGTCGCGCCGGAGCACCTGCCGAGCATCCTGCTGGCCGGTGCCATCGAGCTGAACCTGGACTCGGCCCAGCAGGCCCAGTCGCACCTGCGCAAATACCTGGAAGCCGATCCGGGCAACCTGCACGCACGCAAGCTGCTGGCCCAGGCGCTGCTCAAGGGTTCGCAGCCGAACGACGCCGTCGCCACGCTGGCGCCGGCCCTGAACGACAGCAAGGATCCGCAGCTGCTGGCGCTGGCCGGCGAGTCCTACATGCAGGCGCACGATTACAACAAGGCCACCACCTATTTCGAAAAGGCTGCCCAGCTGGCGCCGGAGGCGGCCGTGGTGCGCACCTCGCTCGGCCTGTCGCGCCTGAACCAGGGCGACACCGCCAAGGCCATCGGCGAACTCGAGCGCGCGACCGAACTCGATCCGAAATCGGACCGCGCCCTCACGGCGCTGGTCCAGGCCGAACTCGGCCTGAAGCACTACGACAAGGCCCTGGCCGCGGTCGGCAAGCTGGAAAAAATCAAGCCGGAAGACCCGCAGACCTACAACCTGAAGGCCACCGTCCTGCTGAGCAAGGGCGATGTGCCGGCCGCGCGTGCCGCATTCGAAAAGGCACTGCAGGTGAAACCGATATTCTTCCCGGCGACCGCCAACCTGGCCAAGCTGGACATGATGGAGAAGAAGCCGGAAGCGGCGCGCAAGCGTTTCGAAAGCCTGCTCGAGAAGGACAAGAAGAACTTCGGCGCGATGTCGGCGCTGGCCGAACTGGCTGCGCTGGACAACCGTCCCAACGACGCCACGACCTGGCTCGAGAAGGCCCAGGCCGAGAACCCGGACGCGATCCCGCCGGTGCTGAAGCTCGGTAGCCATTACCTGGCCACCAAGCAGGAAAAGAAGGCGCTGACGCTGGCGCGCAAATTCCAGGCATCGAACCCGGGCAATGCCGAACTGCTCGACCTGCTCGGCAAGGCCCAGCTGGCCACCGACGACGGCCTGGGCGCCCTCGATACCTACAGCAAGCTGGTCAACGTGGTGCCGAAGTCGGCACTGGCGCAGATGCGCCTGGCCGAGGCCCATGAGAAGCTGAAGAACGATGCCGCCGCCGCCGAAGCGCTCAAGCGCGCCGTCGCACTGCAGCCGGACTGGTGCAGGCACGCGTGGCCCAGATCGGCGTGGCCACGCGCCGCGGCCGCACCGACGAGGCGCTGGCAATGACGCGCGAGGTGCAGCAGCAGAATCCGAAGTCGCCCATCGGCTTCCTGCTCGAGGCCGACCTGTATCGCGCACAGAAGAAGCCCGAGCTGGCATTGGCCGCCTACGACAAGGCCCTGGGCGTGACCAAATCGGGCACGATCCTGATCCGCAGCGCCGAACTGCTGCGCCAGATGGGCAAGAACAAGGAAGCGGAGGCGCGCGTACTGCAGTTTGCCAAGGCCAATCCGGACGACGTCCCGGTCCATATGTACCTGGCCGAGTCTTACCTGGCGGCCAAGGAATACAAGCCGGCCGCGAGCGTGCTCGAGGAGATGGTCAAGCGCAACCCGAACAATGGTGCGGCGCTCAACAACCTGGCCTGGGCCTACCAGCAGTTGAAGGATCCACGCGCGCTGGCCACCGCCGAGCAGGCCTACAAGGTCGCGCCGACGAATGCGGCCGTCCTCGATACACTGGGCTGGATGCTGGTCGAACAGGGGAATACGGAGCGTGGTTTGCCGCTGCTGCAAAAAGCATTGGCCGGTGCATCGGCGTCCCCGGAAATCCGCTATCACGTGGCGCTTGGTTTGCATAAATCGGGCGACAAGAAGGGGGCGCGCAAGGAGCTTGAAACCCTGCTCGCCCAGAACCGTCCATTCCCCCAGTTGGAGGAAGCCCGTTCGTTGCTAAAAACCCTGTAACGGTCTACTATTTGACAAACTAGGATGAATCCGGACCGCGCTTTTCCTGTCCCGGGCAAAAGCGCGGCATAGCGTCACAAGGTGCCACCAGTGCAGCGGCGGTGCCGCTAAACCGAGGTGTTCTGCGATGACGAATCCCGACGACGTGCAGGGACGTGAAGACCGTTCCGACGAATTCCTATCGAACGCTCATGTTTCGGAAGATCGCGATAATATAGCGAGCTCAGAATTAGAGGATGTTATCGTGAACCAAGATTCATATGGAATCCGGCTTACCGATACGGCGAAAGGACGTAATTCGGCCAGCATGCTGGTCAATAAAATGTATGCCTGGCGCGGCTATGCCGGCTCGCATCAGTTCAGCGACGATCCCAATCGCATTACCCTGACCGCCACCGACAAGGGCGACGTGGTAGGCACCCTGACGCTCGGTATCGATTCCCCCATCGGCCTGATGGCTGACCAGATCTTCAAGGAAGAACTCGACGCGCACCGTGCGCGCGGTGCCAAGCTGTGTGAATTCACCAAGCTGGCGTTCGACCCCACGGTCCGCTCGAAAACCTCGCTGGCCAACCTGTTTCACCTGGCCGTAATTTACGCGCGCGATATCCACGATTGCACCGATATCGTCATCGAAGTCAATCCCCGCCATCGCCGCTTCTACGAGCATATGCTCGGATTCAAGCGCGAAGGCGATTTGAAAGACAATCCGCGCGTGAATGCGCCGGCCTATCTGCTGCGTATCGAGCTGTCGTATGTCACCGAGCAGATTCAAAAACTCGGAGGCACCTTCAGCGAAGGGATGGCCGAACGTTCGTTTTATCCGTATTTTTTCTCCCCGCGCGAAGAGCAAGGTATCATCAACCGCCTGCGCCGCATCGACGAACAGCAAGTCGCATAAATCCGCCCGACGCCGGCGCCTGGCGTGCCGGCGGCCCTCCTTTTTCACGGCTTCCCCGCTTTTGATCAAATGACCACTCCTTTTCGCTACGAGCAGGCTTTTTCTCGCAATATTGGCTGGGTAACCCGAGACGAGCAGGCGCTGTTGCGAAACAAGCGGGTCGCCATTGCCGGCGGCGGCGGTGTCGGCGGCGTGCACGCGCTCACGCTGGCACGCCTGGGCATCACGAAATTCCGGATCGCCGACTTCGATACCTTCGACGTTCCCAACTTCAACCGCCAGGTCGGCGCCATGGTGTCGACCCTGGACCAGCCGAAGGTCGAGGTCATCCGCCGCATGCTGCTCGACATCAACCCCGAGTGCGAGGTCGAGGTGTTTGCCGAGGGCATCAACGACGGCAACCTGGAAAGCTTCCTGAAGGGCGCCGACATGTACGTCGACGCGCTCGACTTCTTCGCCTTCGACATCCGCCAGAAGACCTTCGCCCTGTGCGCGCGGCTCGGCATCCCGGCCAGCACCGTGGCGCCGCTGGGCATGGGCGCAGCCCTGCTCAACTTCCTGCCAGGGCAGATGACGTTCGAGGAATATTTCCAGTGGGGCGATCTGCCGGAAACGGACAAGGCCGTGCATTTTGTCGTCGGCCTGGCGCCGGCCGGGCTGCACCGCCCGTATCTGGTGGTACCGGAAGCGGTCAATTTTGCCGAGCGGCGCGGCCCGTCGACCATCATGGCTTGCCAGTTGTGCGCCGGCGTGATGGGCACCGAAGCGCTGAAAATCCTGCTGGGCCGCGGCCGCGTGCTGGCCGCGCCCTGGGGCATCCAGTTCGACGCCTACCGTAACAAACTGGTACGCACCTGGCGGCCGGGCGGCAACAGGAATCCCCTGCACCGCCTGATGATCAGGATCGGCAAGAAGCAACTGGCCAAGGACCTGGCCGCGGCACGGGCACAGGCAGGCACACAACCGGGAGCAGCATGATGAGCGGACCGAACATCGCCGAACAGATCCTCGAGCTGGCGCGCTGGGCGCCCAGCGGCGACAACATGCAGACCTGGCGCTTCGAAATCGCCGCGCCCGAGCACATCGTCGTGCATGCCTATGACACGCGCGACCATTGCGTCTACGACCTCGACGGCCATCCGAGCCAGATCGCCTTCGGTACCCTGCTCGAGACGATCGCGGTTGCCGCCAGCGGCCACGGCCTGCGCGCCGATGTCACGCGCCGGCCGGAGGGACGCGACACCCATCCGATCTTCGACGTGCGGCTGGTGACCGACCCGTCCGTCGGGCGCAGCCCGCTGATCGACGCGATCACGCAGCGCACCGTGCAGCGCCGGCCGATGCGCACCACGCCGCTCACGGCCGAACACAAGCGCCTGCTCGAAGCCACCGTCGCACCCGGCTACGCCCTCACCTGGCTGGAAAGCCGCGACCAGAAGTGGCAAGCCGCGCGCCTGATGTTCAACAACGCCAAGCTGCGCCTGACGATGCCGGAGGCTTTCGAGACCCACCGCAGCATCATCGACTGGGAAAACCGCAAGCACAGCCCGGACAAGGTACCGGCCGGCGCGCTCGGGGTCGACGCCATGACCCTGCACCTGATGAAATGGGCGATGGTCAGCTGGCGCCGCATGAATACCGTCAACACCCTGATGGGCACCTGGGCGCCGCGCCTGCAGATGGACCTGGCGCCCGGCATGGCCTGCGCCGCCCACTTCGTGCTCAAGGCAAAGCAGGCACCGAAGTCGATCGACGACTACGTCGCGGCCGGCCGCGCGCTGCAGCGCTTCTGGCTGACCATGACCACCCTCGGCCTCTACATGCAGCCGGAAATGACGCCGCTGATTTTCTCGAAATACGCGCGCGAAGGCACCCGGTTTACGGCTCGCCCCAAGCTGGAGGGCGCGGCGAAAGCCTTGCAGAAACAGACCGAAGCGCTGATCTTCAACGACGCGCTGCACCCGGTGTACATGGGACGCCTGGGCTACGGTCCCGCGCCCGACGCGCGCTCGGTACGGCGCCCGCTGGCGGAGCTGATGAAACGCTGAGCAGGTAGCACGGGCGACCAGGCGCGCACATCAAAAAAGCGGCGGTGACCCGATGGGCACCGCCGCTTTTCATTGTCCCCGCTGCCTGGCGCCATCGGCGCTTGCGACAATGAAAGGACAAAAGAAAAAGAGCGGGCAAGCCCGCTCTTTCTCATGCAGTCATGCAGTCAGAAGACTTAGGCCTTCTTTGCGCGCTTGCGGCTGACGACGCCAGCGCCCAGCATGGCGATGCCGAACAGGGCCAGCGAGCCTGGTTCTGGAACTTCAGCCAGTTTGAACTGACCGTTGTTCGAGACGAAGAAGTACTGGCCAGGAGCGTTGGCGTAAGCCGAGCCGTTGCAGCCGGCGCCGGTGAAGCCAGCGTATTGGCAAGCAACTTCAGCGACCAGGTTTTCGGTGCCGCTGCTGTTCGGGTTGTTCACTGGGTTAGCGTTGGTGAACGCGAACGACATGATCGATTCCATCGACAGGTCGTCGCCGTTGCCGCGGAAGAAGTAGCCTGGAGCCAGGTCGCCGGCGTCAGCCTTGGCGAACACGCTCACTTGACCGTTGGCGATTGGGCTGCCGCTTGCATCGACCTGGCCGCCGCCGCCAGCCAGCACGTCGAACGAAGCGATCAGGTTGCCCAGGTTCGCGCCGTAGAAGCCCTCGGTGCCGCCGTACTGGTTGTTGGTTGGGTTCTGGTACATGCGGATGGTGCCGCCGGTGAACGAGAACGAACCGTTGGTCGAGCCGCTGCCCAGGGTGCCGGTACCGAAGCCTTCGAAGGTTGCGGTGATGTTGCCGCCTGGGAAGTTCACTGGGAACAGTTTACCGTTGCTGTCAGCCTGGACGATGTTGAACACAGCGTGCTCGACGAACGAGAAGCTGTTGCCGCCGGTCGGGGTCAGCTGAATGAACGACTGGCCGTTGATGTCCAGGTATTCGCCGATTTCCTGGCCATTTTCGAAGCCGCCGCCGTTCGGGTTGAAGACCCAATCGTTCAGCACGACTTCTGCGTTAGCGGCACCAGCGAAAGACATTGCAACAGCAGCGGCGCAAGCCATTTTCTTCAGAAATTTCATAATTTTCAATCCTCGATTAAGTTGATCGGTTGGGCAAACACACTCAACATATAGCAAGCGCCGTGCCAGCTCATCAGGACTCTTTAAAATCAACCACTTAGCATAAGCATTTAGAGCAATATCAACAACAATGTAAAAACTTTCGACATAACATTTCTCAATTGAAACGATAATTGGAATTTCAAATTTTCTTAATGCAAGTTATTTCCGGGTGGCACGCCCATTTACTTTTCTTGGTGCAATTTGTTATTCAATTGCCCGATTAACTCGCTCGCTGCGCGTACGATTTGCGGCACGTCGAAGCCGGCACGGGTGAGTTCGCGGTAGAACGAGCGCGCCAGGATCCGGGCCGCCTCTTCGGGATTCCGGTACACGGTGCGCGCCGCACCCTCGGCCTCGGCTTCACGCGCCAGGGCCAGCTGGGCGAAACGCGAGTCGAGCAGGCGCTGCAACTGGGATACCTGGATGGTCTTGCCGATGAACTGGCAGATCACCTCCAGCAGCAGCAGGTCGGCCTGGCGGAAGGACATGCCGGACACATTCACGACGCCGACGATACGGCCATCGATCGGAATCGGTCCCGACATCAGGCTGCGCCCCGGTGCCAGCGGCCGCCGCGCCAGCAGGGCGTAGGGGGAACTGCCGATGTCTTCCACCAGCAGCGCGCGCCCGCTGGCGAGCACCTGGCCGCAAATGCCCTCGCCGCGGCCGATGCTCGATGCGAACACCGCATCCGGAACCGCTTCCGGCGCATCCTTTCCCTGCGCGAGGTTGGCACGCGCATGGACGCGCAGGCGCGGTGCCTCGCCGCTGCCACTACTGAGCAGCATGATCGAGCAGCTGTCGGCACCGAGCATGCGGGCGGTCTGGGTCGCCTGGCCGTCAAGATTGTCTTCGAGGCTGCCGCTGGAAAGAAACTGCTGCAGGTCGTGCAGGCGCACCAAACCCTGGTCGGCTGCTGCTTCGGCCGGGACTGCGGCCGGTGCCGCCGCTGTTTGGTCCTGCGGCCTGGCTGGTGCTTCCCGCTCTGCTTCCCGTTCTGCTTCCATTCGTCACCTCGTCGGTTCGGCACGGGCCTGGCCCGTGCATTACTGAATAGACAGCGCCCGCTTCACGGAGCCGCTTTGCAGGCCCGCATTGCGGACACAGGCAGCCGCTTGCGCTAGCGCACCGGCTCGGCGCGCGGCGCCAGGAATGCTTTATGAAACAGGTGGCGCGACAGCATCCATGGCGGCATGCGCAGCCAGTTACCGCGTATATATAACAGGCCATGGGCGAGCGGATCGAGCACGCCGGCACAGCTCGGATGAAACGGACGCAGCGCACGCGCGAACAGCGCATCCATTAGCGCGCGCAAGGGCCAGGCCGGACCTGCCGCTGCCAGCGCCGCGAAGGCCTGCGCCGGCACCGGGGTGCCGAGCAGGCGCGCGCAGTAGCGCAGCGCATAGAACAGCGGCCGCGCCAGCTCGAGTTCGTGCGCACGCGCCGGTAGCGCCGCCCAGAAGCCCGCTTCCTGCGCACCGAAGTGGCACAGCAGGCGGTGCAGGTCGAACAGGTCGCGCAGGCCATGGTGGTATTCGCCTTCGAAGAACAGGTGGGTGGCGCTGTGCAGCACCATGTCGCAGGGGGGGCCAGCACATACAGGCCGTCACTTCC from Massilia sp. Se16.2.3 carries:
- a CDS encoding molybdopterin biosynthesis protein MoeY, whose protein sequence is MSGPNIAEQILELARWAPSGDNMQTWRFEIAAPEHIVVHAYDTRDHCVYDLDGHPSQIAFGTLLETIAVAASGHGLRADVTRRPEGRDTHPIFDVRLVTDPSVGRSPLIDAITQRTVQRRPMRTTPLTAEHKRLLEATVAPGYALTWLESRDQKWQAARLMFNNAKLRLTMPEAFETHRSIIDWENRKHSPDKVPAGALGVDAMTLHLMKWAMVSWRRMNTVNTLMGTWAPRLQMDLAPGMACAAHFVLKAKQAPKSIDDYVAAGRALQRFWLTMTTLGLYMQPEMTPLIFSKYAREGTRFTARPKLEGAAKALQKQTEALIFNDALHPVYMGRLGYGPAPDARSVRRPLAELMKR
- a CDS encoding tetratricopeptide repeat protein, whose translation is MAQIGVATRRGRTDEALAMTREVQQQNPKSPIGFLLEADLYRAQKKPELALAAYDKALGVTKSGTILIRSAELLRQMGKNKEAEARVLQFAKANPDDVPVHMYLAESYLAAKEYKPAASVLEEMVKRNPNNGAALNNLAWAYQQLKDPRALATAEQAYKVAPTNAAVLDTLGWMLVEQGNTERGLPLLQKALAGASASPEIRYHVALGLHKSGDKKGARKELETLLAQNRPFPQLEEARSLLKTL
- a CDS encoding TonB-dependent siderophore receptor is translated as MTQSKQFMLSATALAVLALVGQARAQTTDQTAAQDAPSAAVTREIQQVVVTGTASASGTRKIDTAFSITTANEEQLKSASPSSTADVLKLVPGVYAEATGGQSGANVEVRGFPSGSDSPFVSVQLNGNPIYPVPVLSFFEGTSAFRLDDTIERVEVLRGGPSTIYSVGQPGATMNFILKKGDDVAERSIRLTTGTGRLRRGDLFVGGKIADGWYGSFGGFYRKTQGVRDPQFAADDGGQLTGTLTRKLEGGELTFYVRATDDKNAFYTGVPLISSNEGRSISAFPGFDPLTGTLMSNEMRHFTIDAAPGKTLERDLAEGRGMKAAVWGANYEQRIAGWDVSNKANYFSGDLNTISMFTGNNPLSAGAYLAAANATHNPGAPATSGSMTYVNGGAAVDPNQQIVQAGLWSVEKKLSSFTNELRVSRELFPGHTVTAGGYYANYKSDDEWYLGNSHLMTATPNARLIDVSLSNGTIVSRGGKEGNVFYAPVAHYKGNNLALFLADEWKISDRLRVDAGLRRERQSLEGSVSNLTSGDTDNNPLTVYNNGTSMATGNYTRLERDDSVNSFTVGGLYKLTKDASVFVRANTGHTFIYFDDMRNAGTQAALNDRNGVPNPKVTQYEVGFKTANSLYSAYINAFYTDFTGISFQQITTDAVLNSVSGSRGHGVEFELALRPVKNLQLTLTGDYQKSTYRDNPAISGNEVQRQPNLQFRFTPSYRIPFGENAVKLYGTYTHVGDRWADQANLSYLPSYQTVDIGALATFGDKWELRLSATNLTNELGLTEGNSRLTGAQSSGPINARPIFGRAVEASLLYRF
- a CDS encoding ThiF family adenylyltransferase; amino-acid sequence: MTTPFRYEQAFSRNIGWVTRDEQALLRNKRVAIAGGGGVGGVHALTLARLGITKFRIADFDTFDVPNFNRQVGAMVSTLDQPKVEVIRRMLLDINPECEVEVFAEGINDGNLESFLKGADMYVDALDFFAFDIRQKTFALCARLGIPASTVAPLGMGAALLNFLPGQMTFEEYFQWGDLPETDKAVHFVVGLAPAGLHRPYLVVPEAVNFAERRGPSTIMACQLCAGVMGTEALKILLGRGRVLAAPWGIQFDAYRNKLVRTWRPGGNRNPLHRLMIRIGKKQLAKDLAAARAQAGTQPGAA
- a CDS encoding N-acetyltransferase — protein: MTNPDDVQGREDRSDEFLSNAHVSEDRDNIASSELEDVIVNQDSYGIRLTDTAKGRNSASMLVNKMYAWRGYAGSHQFSDDPNRITLTATDKGDVVGTLTLGIDSPIGLMADQIFKEELDAHRARGAKLCEFTKLAFDPTVRSKTSLANLFHLAVIYARDIHDCTDIVIEVNPRHRRFYEHMLGFKREGDLKDNPRVNAPAYLLRIELSYVTEQIQKLGGTFSEGMAERSFYPYFFSPREEQGIINRLRRIDEQQVA
- a CDS encoding GAF domain-containing protein codes for the protein MEAEREAEREAPARPQDQTAAAPAAVPAEAAADQGLVRLHDLQQFLSSGSLEDNLDGQATQTARMLGADSCSIMLLSSGSGEAPRLRVHARANLAQGKDAPEAVPDAVFASSIGRGEGICGQVLASGRALLVEDIGSSPYALLARRPLAPGRSLMSGPIPIDGRIVGVVNVSGMSFRQADLLLLEVICQFIGKTIQVSQLQRLLDSRFAQLALAREAEAEGAARTVYRNPEEAARILARSFYRELTRAGFDVPQIVRAASELIGQLNNKLHQEK
- the prsT gene encoding XrtA/PEP-CTERM system TPR-repeat protein PrsT codes for the protein MSRITSKMKLTTAVVSGALLLSGLAGCNRDQSTASLLAEAKQYQQKGDRKAALIQLKNAVAKSPQDGEARMALGTLYLETGDSVSADKELRKAASLGIPAERTLPLLAQAMQGQGKFKEILAEIKPEMAAKSAPLTALRGDAMLATNDLDGAKAAYEAALALQPNSGAAFTGLARHALLKRDVTAAERYTAEAVEKDPKNADAWMFRGGMLRGMNKPDEALASFDKALALRPYDQNANLEKAYIRINQGKYDLATTEIEAARKIAPNGLLVTYAQALLDYTQGKNAAARESVQKVLKVAPEHLPSILLAGAIELNLDSAQQAQSHLRKYLEADPGNLHARKLLAQALLKGSQPNDAVATLAPALNDSKDPQLLALAGESYMQAHDYNKATTYFEKAAQLAPEAAVVRTSLGLSRLNQGDTAKAIGELERATELDPKSDRALTALVQAELGLKHYDKALAAVGKLEKIKPEDPQTYNLKATVLLSKGDVPAARAAFEKALQVKPIFFPATANLAKLDMMEKKPEAARKRFESLLEKDKKNFGAMSALAELAALDNRPNDATTWLEKAQAENPDAIPPVLKLGSHYLATKQEKKALTLARKFQASNPGNAELLDLLGKAQLATDDGLGALDTYSKLVNVVPKSALAQMRLAEAHEKLKNDAAAAEALKRAVALQPDWCRHAWPRSAWPRAAAAPTRRWQ
- the pepA gene encoding flocculation-associated PEP-CTERM protein PepA yields the protein MKFLKKMACAAAVAMSFAGAANAEVVLNDWVFNPNGGGFENGQEIGEYLDINGQSFIQLTPTGGNSFSFVEHAVFNIVQADSNGKLFPVNFPGGNITATFEGFGTGTLGSGSTNGSFSFTGGTIRMYQNPTNNQYGGTEGFYGANLGNLIASFDVLAGGGGQVDASGSPIANGQVSVFAKADAGDLAPGYFFRGNGDDLSMESIMSFAFTNANPVNNPNSSGTENLVAEVACQYAGFTGAGCNGSAYANAPGQYFFVSNNGQFKLAEVPEPGSLALFGIAMLGAGVVSRKRAKKA